The Sphingopyxis fribergensis genome contains a region encoding:
- a CDS encoding Yip1 family protein — MTDVPPNSSGPASGIIQRAKDILLKPKETWPVMAAEPATVQSIYVPYVLVLAAIGPLAGFIGGQVFGITTFGFTYHPPLVGALVSAIVSYGLSLATIFILALVIDGLAPNFGGQKNQVQALKVAAYSATAGWVGGIFGILPALAVLGLLFALYGLYLLYLGLPVLMKAPQDKALGYTVVVIIVYIVLFLIVGAVVGALAAPSLVTIR, encoded by the coding sequence ATGACGGACGTACCACCCAATAGCTCCGGTCCGGCTTCGGGCATTATCCAGCGCGCGAAGGACATCCTTCTCAAACCCAAAGAGACGTGGCCGGTCATGGCGGCCGAGCCGGCGACGGTACAATCGATCTATGTGCCTTATGTGCTGGTATTGGCGGCGATCGGCCCGCTAGCCGGATTTATTGGCGGACAGGTTTTCGGCATCACCACGTTCGGCTTTACCTATCACCCGCCGCTGGTGGGGGCGCTGGTGTCGGCGATCGTCTCTTACGGCTTGTCGCTGGCGACGATCTTCATTCTCGCGTTGGTCATCGACGGCCTGGCGCCGAATTTTGGCGGACAAAAGAATCAGGTTCAGGCGCTGAAGGTGGCGGCCTATTCGGCGACCGCGGGCTGGGTCGGCGGCATTTTCGGGATATTGCCCGCGCTCGCCGTCCTCGGCCTCCTGTTCGCGCTCTATGGGCTTTATCTCCTCTATCTTGGCCTGCCGGTGCTGATGAAGGCGCCGCAGGACAAGGCACTCGGCTACACGGTGGTCGTGATCATCGTTTATATCGTGCTGTTCCTGATCGTCGGCGCCGTCGTCGGCGCGCTCGCTGCACCGTCGCTCGTTACCATCAGGTAA
- the hspQ gene encoding heat shock protein HspQ → MTPDSSSELPSTVTAPLIGRARFAPGDIVRHRMFDFRGVVFDIDPVFANSDEWYEAIPEDIRPAKEQPYYHLLAENGDSAYIAYVSQQNLVADGDGGPIDHPQIDAMFEGLDHGRYRVRAIHRH, encoded by the coding sequence ATGACACCCGACTCCAGTTCCGAGCTTCCCTCCACCGTTACTGCACCGCTGATCGGCCGCGCTCGATTCGCGCCGGGTGATATCGTGCGCCACCGCATGTTCGACTTTCGCGGCGTCGTGTTCGACATCGACCCGGTCTTTGCCAACAGCGACGAATGGTATGAAGCGATCCCCGAGGACATCCGCCCGGCGAAAGAACAGCCCTATTACCACCTGCTCGCCGAAAACGGCGATTCAGCGTACATCGCCTATGTCAGCCAGCAGAATCTGGTCGCCGACGGCGACGGCGGGCCGATCGATCATCCACAGATCGATGCGATGTTCGAGGGGCTGGACCACGGCCGCTACCGCGTTCGCGCCATCCACCGCCACTAA
- a CDS encoding ABC transporter permease, with translation MNDQPQISRPDSTNSAATPTFAEPGVPHIRTLNVPGMHALYVKEVRRFFKVQLQTIWAPAITTLLFLVIFTVALGGAGRTVIGVPFADFIAPGLIMMAMLQNSFANSSFSLLVGKIQGTIVDYLMPPLAVGELIIALVGAAITRSILVGLALWLAMLLWPGVHVVPDHLWAVAVFGVLGASMLGFLGLITSVWAEKFDHAAAVTNFVVTPLALLSGTFYSVDKLAPWFQTIAHGNPVYYAIMGFRYGFIGTVDSTISNPVLTAALVLIGVNIGLGLLTYRLLASGWKLKA, from the coding sequence ATGAACGACCAGCCCCAAATTTCGCGCCCCGACTCGACAAATTCCGCCGCGACTCCAACCTTCGCCGAACCCGGCGTTCCCCATATCCGAACGCTGAACGTGCCCGGCATGCACGCGCTATATGTCAAGGAGGTGCGGCGGTTTTTCAAGGTCCAGCTGCAAACAATATGGGCCCCGGCGATTACCACGCTTTTGTTCCTCGTCATTTTCACCGTCGCGCTTGGCGGTGCGGGGCGGACGGTCATCGGCGTTCCCTTCGCCGATTTCATCGCGCCGGGGCTCATCATGATGGCGATGCTCCAGAATAGCTTCGCCAATTCGAGCTTTTCGTTGCTGGTCGGCAAGATCCAGGGCACGATCGTTGACTATCTGATGCCGCCGCTCGCGGTCGGCGAGCTGATCATCGCGCTGGTTGGCGCCGCGATTACGCGGTCGATCCTCGTCGGGCTGGCGTTGTGGCTTGCGATGCTGCTGTGGCCTGGTGTGCATGTCGTGCCCGATCATCTCTGGGCGGTGGCGGTTTTTGGCGTGCTCGGCGCTTCTATGCTCGGTTTCCTCGGCCTCATCACCTCGGTCTGGGCCGAAAAGTTCGATCATGCCGCTGCAGTGACCAATTTCGTCGTCACGCCGCTCGCGCTTTTGTCGGGGACATTCTATTCGGTCGACAAGCTCGCACCTTGGTTTCAGACGATCGCGCACGGCAACCCCGTCTATTATGCGATCATGGGCTTTCGCTACGGCTTCATCGGTACGGTCGATTCGACGATCTCCAATCCGGTACTGACCGCAGCGCTGGTCCTGATCGGGGTCAATATCGGGCTGGGCCTGCTGACCTATCGCCTGCTTGCTTCGGGCTGGAAGCTGAAGGCCTGA
- a CDS encoding GcrA family cell cycle regulator: MSWTDERIESLRTMWEKGLTASQIADELGGVSRNAVIGKAHRLGLKSRPSPVKATDKVAKPVKAAAPAAPKPATPVAAPRAAAPVAPRPAAPAPKLDAKPAIDTPNADGGLGDVIPKADQPRIVSIGPGGFIRQGPGDQQAPIPPAPPRRLVPAKPSPEIADKTTLLDLNDRICRWPMGHPGEPDFHFCGEAVNPGFPYCVQHCGRAYQAQLPRGTRRPPPPPPFGGPRVR; encoded by the coding sequence ATGTCATGGACCGACGAGCGCATCGAAAGCCTGCGCACCATGTGGGAAAAAGGGCTGACCGCCAGCCAGATCGCCGATGAACTCGGCGGTGTGAGCCGCAATGCGGTGATCGGCAAGGCGCATCGCCTCGGCCTCAAATCACGCCCCTCGCCCGTCAAGGCGACTGATAAGGTGGCCAAGCCGGTGAAGGCCGCGGCCCCCGCCGCGCCGAAGCCCGCGACACCCGTTGCCGCGCCGCGCGCGGCTGCGCCAGTCGCACCGCGCCCGGCCGCGCCGGCGCCAAAACTCGATGCCAAGCCGGCCATCGACACGCCGAACGCCGACGGCGGTTTGGGCGATGTCATACCGAAGGCCGACCAGCCGCGTATCGTCTCGATCGGCCCCGGCGGCTTCATCCGCCAGGGACCCGGCGACCAGCAGGCACCGATCCCGCCCGCGCCGCCGCGCCGTCTCGTGCCCGCAAAGCCGAGCCCCGAGATTGCCGACAAGACGACCTTGCTCGACCTCAACGACCGCATCTGTCGCTGGCCGATGGGGCATCCCGGCGAGCCCGACTTCCATTTTTGCGGTGAAGCCGTGAACCCGGGCTTCCCCTATTGCGTCCAGCATTGCGGCCGCGCCTATCAGGCGCAGCTGCCGCGCGGCACGCGCCGTCCGCCGCCGCCGCCGCCGTTCGGTGGCCCCCGCGTTCGTTAA
- a CDS encoding PaaI family thioesterase: MRPFGQEFEFARALGLQMVERGDGRCTMAIDIEPQRHFSPQGAAHGGVAYSLADTAMGGALTSVLPDDQWCATMEIKFNYHVRVGEGRLTCEAEVLHRGKRVANIDARLYQNGRLVSSANGNFAIFAAPSAK, translated from the coding sequence GTGAGACCCTTCGGGCAGGAGTTTGAATTCGCGCGCGCGCTCGGCCTGCAGATGGTCGAGCGCGGCGACGGACGCTGCACGATGGCGATCGACATCGAACCGCAGCGCCACTTCAGCCCGCAGGGCGCCGCGCATGGCGGCGTCGCTTATTCGCTCGCCGACACCGCGATGGGCGGCGCGCTCACCAGCGTCCTCCCCGACGACCAGTGGTGCGCGACGATGGAAATCAAGTTCAACTATCATGTCCGGGTCGGCGAAGGCCGATTGACGTGCGAGGCCGAAGTGCTGCACCGCGGCAAGCGCGTCGCCAATATTGACGCGCGCCTCTATCAGAATGGCCGCCTCGTCAGCAGCGCGAACGGCAATTTCGCCATTTTCGCGGCGCCATCGGCCAAATAG
- a CDS encoding outer membrane protein — MKNLSLLAAVAASALAVPAMAQDGRDTSQDFNGPYISIVGGGTLQGSDRGETLVFDTNRDGTYGDQVTTSGGTDAFSPGFCNGAATSSANLGCRNDKDGPEYYGRLGFDKRMGNFVLGAVIEGGRSHARDSVSGFSTTPASYTMSREADYQAGARLRAGYTPGGGALFYVTGGGAYARLDNKFTTSNTANSFADNGKTNGWGYAAGGGAEVMVTNNISVGLEYLYTDLKDKDYVVNVGAGTAPPTNPFLLNGGGTDIQRSNAHFRTHSVRGAISYRF, encoded by the coding sequence ATGAAAAATCTCTCTCTCCTCGCCGCAGTTGCGGCCAGCGCGTTGGCCGTGCCCGCGATGGCCCAGGACGGGCGCGATACCTCGCAGGACTTCAACGGACCCTATATCAGCATCGTCGGTGGCGGCACGCTTCAGGGCAGCGATCGCGGCGAAACGCTCGTGTTCGACACCAACCGCGACGGCACCTATGGCGACCAGGTGACGACTTCGGGCGGCACCGACGCCTTTTCGCCGGGCTTTTGCAATGGCGCGGCGACCAGCTCGGCCAATCTCGGCTGCCGCAACGACAAGGACGGTCCGGAATATTACGGGCGTCTTGGTTTCGACAAGCGGATGGGCAATTTCGTCCTCGGCGCGGTCATCGAAGGCGGGCGCAGCCATGCGCGCGACAGCGTCAGCGGCTTTTCGACCACCCCCGCAAGCTATACCATGAGCCGTGAGGCCGATTATCAGGCGGGCGCCCGCCTGCGTGCCGGTTACACCCCCGGCGGCGGCGCGCTCTTCTATGTGACCGGCGGCGGTGCTTATGCGCGCCTCGACAACAAGTTCACGACGAGCAACACCGCCAACAGCTTTGCCGACAATGGCAAGACCAATGGCTGGGGCTATGCCGCCGGCGGCGGTGCCGAAGTGATGGTGACGAACAATATCTCGGTCGGCCTCGAGTATCTCTACACCGATCTCAAGGACAAGGATTATGTCGTCAACGTCGGTGCGGGCACCGCGCCGCCGACCAATCCGTTCCTGCTGAACGGCGGCGGGACCGATATCCAGCGCAGTAATGCCCATTTCCGCACGCACAGCGTGCGGGGCGCGATCAGCTACCGCTTCTGA